GAGTTCTGTCCAGGTTTCAAAAAGCATGGACAAATGTTCCTGTCACAAATACATACAACCATGAAGATGCTGTTGATGtacaaaagaacaaacaaattcaCTGATCGTTTAATCACATATTCATTGATTTACTCTTGCAGAAGGCTGCAGCCCAGCGTGTCTCTCTTCACTTGACGCAGATCCTTGATCTCAAAAATTTCCACAAAATTCACCAACACTCTAggaacctacacacacacatacacacacatacgcaaaGGAAAATCCACTTAATCTTGTTTCAAAATGTGTATGTGAGGAAGAACCCACATGTACTGATGAAACTATGGAAAGTATGCAgcattttgtcaaataaatatcATGTGTGACTCACCTCTTTATACAGAATGTCTAAACTGTCTTGGATGTAACCAATGTACTTCTGAGGGGACAAAGAGGCCTGACCAGAGAGAAAAAGTTTTTATACAATTACTACAGTAATCTtcagaagaaaaacataaaaatttaaCAAAAGTGCAGCTTGGTTTGTCAAtaagaatgtattttaaaatgctcAAAGGTCACTCCGGATGATTTCTGTGTCCTCTGACGCAAGTAGAAACGTAATTTATAATAGCAGGCTGAGAGCCATTATTAAGAACATCCACTCACCCGGTCATGACAGAACTGGCAAAGGTCATTTCCCCCAATAAACAGTGTCACCAGTTTCCAGTCATTTTCAAAATTCACTTTCTGAGAAggtcatcaaataaaatatttattctattGAATTTGATTCTTTATCGTCAAAAAATTGTGGATAGTGTTTTCAGTGAAAGgcttttaaatacataaaaatatccACTAGAAATGTCACAATTATTTTcatatgtatattaaaaatgcacaaactAATGGATGAAATAAGTTTATATACTGTTTGGAAGAAGGGAAGAACATACATTGCTACTGGTTAAAGCCGTGATGAGCTCCCTCACTTGCACTGGTATATTACtgataaaaaaagagagaaccCTTAGAACATGTTGTAAATTGTATGCGAGGATCTATTTATGTGTGTGGTTCTTACCTTGCTTTGGCTCCTGACACTGCCACATTAAAgccttttgtttgtttatcttttcCCAGTGAGAAGCCGAAAACATTTGGATTGAAATTTTTGAGAATATCTGTTACAACACAAGATATGCATATTAGAATATAAAAAGATCAAACCAGGTTCAATAATCCTTAATTTATGACCAATAAAACCATAACGCAAATAACAACCATTAAGAACTGcagtttaaaggtccaatgtgtaatttttttaggCAGGatatattaacagaaatgcaatataatatatatactgtaactttgtcttcagaggtttataaagactTAACACAATGAAGTGATATGTTTTATTACTAGTGgagggccgttaacggcgttaacgccgttaacgcagagagactattatcgcgcgttaaaaaaaatgtcgccgttaatctattctcaaagttgggttgggagatgggtctatactacgcaagctatgatgactttcaccttgatattttagcgcggatgtataccagcttaactgcactgtacggggcgagaacgagatttttcaactcgcgtcattcgcgtcattctcgccgcctcatcatctcataaccagggcttcattcgcgcagcaagttaggtctattggctctttgcattaacatataaatcactcgcgcttgacatgCCATTCGcttttggtctgaacacaacataacgttactgtgaaattaccgcatcaaacgtgacgtgcttacatggatgcagctatgaagccgccgggtttgcttcagggaatattaatttttaagaagcttcccaatagaaacatcgacaagactaaggttgtttgcaccttgtgcaatgcggaattggttaaaaaaaaacactttctctcaacaggtagtggtctagctttagttgaaaccagtaactttgtattgagatctaatgtattatggctcctgtatgacatatcgcttgttgctccctcactctttgtaagtcgctttggataaaagcgtctgctaaatgactaaatgtaaatgtactgtaggagcttttccagtctcaagtaccacctaaacggaaatcatcccttagctaatgcggaagtaaacacaagttcatcttattgaacataatttaattttcatcaccaattatcatagtagaacagctttctcaagcagtttgtgatgcattttggaaacaggagatgagcccctggtctaatgcgccacctggcttgagaaacccgttctcaaagacttacttttagtcattatttgggtagcacacatattctgaatgccttcggcagaattcaaatgagccattttaatctagattaatctagattaaaaaaattaatctatgcccaccactatttattaccttagatttagctatttctatctacatacaccgagGGTccacttacatggaattcaccttGCTGTTTCTACAGTGGTCCTTAAGATctaaactgctctacaaagcaTGTGTCGTTATCggcaaaaaaacgaaaaaatgatgacatcgTGGTACTGTGTAAGCCAGTGAGCCATTGATTGCAATTTGCAACATCACCACTATAGATGTAGATGTtgttaaatttcatacactggacctttaactctCAATCCGGCATATAAAATGAGCGTTAGATAGGGAAATACTCACTTGGCACTGTGGAAACTGTTTCCAAAGTATTATCCCCACCAAtgctgtcaatcacatttaaaatagaCACTTTGAAAACATGCAGAACATGTAATAGTGCAATTGTTTCAAGGAAGATAAAGATTGAGAAAGCAGGGAATATGAGATCAGGGATCAGTGGTTGTTTAGGGATTTGAATCCTACCTCCAGGAGACCCCTCTCTCCTCATCTGATAGTTCAAGAAGGCTTTTAGCCTTTGCACCGAAGCCTGCCTGATGGGTATGGAACAAGAGTCAAATGAAGGACACAAAATACAATCATACACATGCACTGTACATACACAAACTTACAGTGATTGAATCTCCAACAGATGCAACTACGTTAATGTCACCTGGACGCAGCCTGTGAACTgagatataaaaacaagaaaactaaacacaacagtatagtatagtataaaTACAACGATATCTGTGCCTATAAAGATAAAACACTATCAAAGGCTATCCTGTTGATGTAAAGACCAAAAGCTGAGACAGAaagttgtaatttaatttaaatcataACAAGATCAAGACAAACCTGCATTTcctaataaaactgttttgtaccTTTATGTGAGCTTTTTTTACCTAACTGTAtgcacctttttttaaaaaaagcttaaaaactCAATTTTATTGCCGTGCCATTAAAACACACTAAATTTAAAGCTAACAAATCTGATGATTTTATACTGACcgataaaaaatgaatgaataaccACATCCattagatttattttctctTACCTGATGTTGGCACACTCTCAGAGGGTGCCGTATCCACACACGAGAAATCACTCCCCCAGTTCTGaagtaaaagagaaaacaaatgttGAGCGTTTTGAGGCATGCTGTTTAtgaaatggatttttttgtgaCTTACAGTAGGAGGAGGAGGAGTGGGAGGCTTTGTTTCATATGTGTAATTGCTGTTGTGATATGTCTTCAAATATGGGGCAGACTGAGGAAGAACACAGAAAACAATGTTATTACTGTGTGTGACGACATTATACAGATTAAAAAGGGATATATATGTATTCATGTTAATAAATTCACCTTTTCAGGACATTTGACAGAGATGCCAGCAGTAAAATCTTGACTGTCTGTTTTATTACCTAAGGGCTCCAgctgtaagagagagagagagaatccaTATATTTTAATGATGGATTAAAATTAATAGATTTCATCTGTTAGCTGGAGATATAACCTACATAACATTACAAGACTGGCACaagatattgaaataaatgtacatatttaaatagGGCTGAAATACACAAAATTATACGTAtcatgcatttttcatcaaCGTCTAAACAGTTGTATATACATAAGATATATAGTAAATGCCCACCATGTTGTTCCAGAGAGCTCGCGCCATTAGAGTGTGAGCTTTTTGACCAAGATGAAAACAGTCCGGAGAGAAATAGGAACGGTCAGGCCTTCCATCCtaaaaattgagagagagagagaaagagagatgatgGCATAGGGAGAGTGAGAGATCAAGAAAGTACAGAGTGACTCATAAATTATGGTTTGTTCTTTACCTCCAGGAGAGGAAGAAACACATTTCTTAAGAATGGCTGCAAGACCACGGTGAAGttctcatgtgtgtcatatCGCCCTGACTCAACCAGCTGATTCATGGAACGCTAAAAAATGCACAggagaaatatttattataaaaatataaactactATAGACTTTAAAGTACTTTATATACTGCAAAAATTCGCAATTTTTGTATTTGCCACTTAAATTGTAGGCACAATGTTGTCAATGTTAATCGTCCCAAAAAGAACAAACccttttcagcatttattaccTGGTAAGCTTTATTGAAATCCTGCAACTTTTGCAATTCCGAAGTCCCGTCTTTAGGTTTAAGAACACATGGACACAATATACTGAAAGCAAAGCAAAGCAAGATATAGTATTtagcttaaaatataaaaaaaaaaaaaaataactttaactgGGTCAAAGAAACTTACTTGACCAGCCAGGTGGGACAGCCAATACTGGGGTCCTGATGCAGACGGCGCAATGGAACTATATGCAGGAGCTCCACCAGGTTCACCAGGGCACGGGGTACCTGGAGAAAAAGACTGAACTGTTTTGAACTGGAAACAGGCAGCAGTGGTAAATGGTTAAATTTGGTGAAAAGGATTTTAATACGAAACATTCCTCAACAAGTTTTTCTGAGATCAAATTATATGGGCTAATGCTGACTGGATAAAGCATCAATGATTTTATAGATCTTTTTCTTCATGAAGTGCATTTAAACAATTGTCTCAACTGCATCCATATTTTTTTCTCCTACGGAAATTTGAGAGAAACTTTGGAGAAACAAATGTAcgaaaacaaaactaaagacAGCCTCACCTCACTGTGTAATATGTCCAGAGCTTCACGTATACGCTTCACAATGTTATCAGGAGAATAATACAGCTGGGATGAAATACAGAGAAAGGACAACTCTATTAACTTtgatcatacatttttttactcaaTTATGTAATTCTGATAATAACTTGTGATAACGATAATAAATATTAACGTCAACATACAGTATTAGAGCAGAAGTCACATATGTCATTTCCCCCTATAAAGATGGTGATAAGTTTCCAATCGTTCTGGAAATCAATACgctgaaataacacaaaaaatcattaaaacattttttatttcacttagGATATAAGGgtcaaactatttattttccaatttatttgtaaaggtgtcagagtttttttaaattttgggAATGACTTACTGGATCTGATTTCATTCTTGAAACAATAGCATTAGCTTGCATGACCATATCACTGCAACAAAACAAACTGGATTTTAgtataaaatattgatttttggTAATATTGAAGAATTTCATTTATGAATTTCAAGCATTCAGCCACTGGTTCATTGGTTGAGAGGAGCTACTTACTCGGATTTGGCTCCTGGTACTGCTTGGTTTAAAAAACTCCCTGCAGAATTCTCACTTCCCGTTTGCAGTGAATATCCGACAAGCGAAGGGTTAAACTCTTTCAGAATATCTACAGGAAAAATGAATCTTGTATAACTTGGCACCAAAGGTCTTAAAGACAATGTGAATATGATTTACTTCTAAGAATGAGTTAATGATAAACTGTGCGGGCAATTTGAAAACAATAatagataaatattttattgcgCTCTTGATAGGATTTTTATTAtctaaattagatttttggtCGTAACAtcaaaagtcaatttaaaaagaaataaaaactttaaactgTTTAGTGGGATCAAAAATTTGACATAATTATTGAATAATTTCACGATAATATAACAGTTGAGGAAAGTTGGGAAGGCTGTTGTCTTccaattttacattatataaataatgcatgCATGAGATAAGGTAGATTATGACGTTAATTCTGATTAATGATCATCAATCTAAAATCGTTTTAATACAGACAGTGTAATGTTAGGTAACGTTGTTCACATACTTGGCAAAGTGGTCACAGTTGTTAGGTTCTTGTCTCCACCAATGCTGAAACATAAATAGGCAGTTAGAAATATTGTGCACCCAATGTTCTTGAAAGAGAAATTGTTCACATCTAGGAATTAGTTTCTATGATTCATTTGGATAAAACTGAACCAGTGGCAGATCAATGTAGACACTCACCACCATGACAGACCGCGATACTCTGTGAGCACCCCCAAGAGATTGCTTTGTGCTGCACCCACCCCATTGCCTGCCTGTTTTTGAGCaaaggaaatgacatcacaaaccCCGTGACCCATTATACGTGAAAAACATGCACAGATGGGAGTacgtatatactgtaaattaaagTTGAAATGCAGTTCTTAATAGAAATGTAGTTAAATTTGAAAAGTCTATTACCGTCAACGAATCCCCCATCGCGGCCACCACTTTAATATCTGCAGGCCTCAGGGCATGAACTACAGAAAGACATGGAGGATAAAACTTAAATATTTCCCATAATCCCCAGCAAATAAATATCTTAAGATGCTcggtcacattttttatttacctgATGTAGGAACAGTGGGAGATGGATCTCGGTCCTCACAGGTGAGATCGGTTCCTAACACCTGATTGGTGAAATGAAGTT
The sequence above is drawn from the Triplophysa dalaica isolate WHDGS20190420 chromosome 15, ASM1584641v1, whole genome shotgun sequence genome and encodes:
- the plb1 gene encoding phospholipase B1, membrane-associated isoform X2, translated to MMGIKKERFNSCAQIVMLTLLAFSFSVSGSLFCTESSPSPSTPISVHALRPADVSVISALVLSDAKRSDESTALNRLSEIFFTFNPDLTIVVPGQRSVMDQAEGITQSFSSTQWKLLLFFVPVEEPCVCEGQDLKSALNETVSRVENELDSLHKKLKHTLVHVVVWGRLPTAKSPNRVCQCQCEEEYSIKRRRLDTVMLMTSFQESLSAVLENRGWFGEREDFSVMLQSRPVHTDLSAPEATTSDTTLDLSKLALQLWINLLQPMSDKTEVEGRGLIDIPCPTEERPYLRTQHNTHSEPDLKIAQKAEISPRLDPVLGTDLTCEDRDPSPTVPTSVHALRPADIKVVAAMGDSLTAGNGVGAAQSNLLGVLTEYRGLSWCIGGDKNLTTVTTLPNILKEFNPSLVGYSLQTGSENSAGSFLNQAVPGAKSDDMVMQANAIVSRMKSDPRIDFQNDWKLITIFIGGNDICDFCSNTLYYSPDNIVKRIREALDILHSEVPRALVNLVELLHIVPLRRLHQDPSIGCPTWLVNILCPCVLKPKDGTSELQKLQDFNKAYQRSMNQLVESGRYDTHENFTVVLQPFLRNVFLPLLEDGRPDRSYFSPDCFHLGQKAHTLMARALWNNMLEPLGNKTDSQDFTAGISVKCPEKSAPYLKTYHNSNYTYETKPPTPPPPTNWGSDFSCVDTAPSESVPTSVHRLRPGDINVVASVGDSITAGFGAKAKSLLELSDEERGVSWSIGGDNTLETVSTVPNILKNFNPNVFGFSLGKDKQTKGFNVAVSGAKASNIPVQVRELITALTSSNKVNFENDWKLVTLFIGGNDLCQFCHDRASLSPQKYIGYIQDSLDILYKEVPRVLVNFVEIFEIKDLRQVKRDTLGCSLLQENICPCFLKPGQNSPELSEMTKINRDLQTETERLVYGGRYDGREDFTVVLQPFFKNSILPLVGDGTPDLSFFSVDCFHFTERGHAEMAISLWNNMLEPVGGKQNYNNFTYDRSKIHCPTKEHPFIYTLVNSVNSDSNISTTVIPTTVQPGTPLPPKSSSDSIPAWGAAVLAVGGLLIGWAITWIFFYYRERRTRKRSQNNTESEMKGTEF
- the plb1 gene encoding phospholipase B1, membrane-associated isoform X1, with protein sequence MMGIKKERFNSCAQIVMLTLLAFSFSVSGSLFCTESSPSPSTPISVHALRPADVSVISALVLSDAKRSDESTALNRLSEIFFTFNPDLTIVVPGQRSVMDQAEGITQSFSSTQWKLLLFFVPVEEPCVCEGQDLKSALNETVSRVENELDSLHKKLKHTLVHVVVWGRLPTAKSPNRVCQCQCEEEYSIKRRRLDTVMLMTSFQESLSAVLENRGWFGEREDFSVMLQSRPVHTDLSAPKEATTSDTTLDLSKLALQLWINLLQPMSDKTEVEGRGLIDIPCPTEERPYLRTQHNTHSEPDLKIAQKAEISPRLDPVLGTDLTCEDRDPSPTVPTSVHALRPADIKVVAAMGDSLTAGNGVGAAQSNLLGVLTEYRGLSWCIGGDKNLTTVTTLPNILKEFNPSLVGYSLQTGSENSAGSFLNQAVPGAKSDDMVMQANAIVSRMKSDPRIDFQNDWKLITIFIGGNDICDFCSNTLYYSPDNIVKRIREALDILHSEVPRALVNLVELLHIVPLRRLHQDPSIGCPTWLVNILCPCVLKPKDGTSELQKLQDFNKAYQRSMNQLVESGRYDTHENFTVVLQPFLRNVFLPLLEDGRPDRSYFSPDCFHLGQKAHTLMARALWNNMLEPLGNKTDSQDFTAGISVKCPEKSAPYLKTYHNSNYTYETKPPTPPPPTNWGSDFSCVDTAPSESVPTSVHRLRPGDINVVASVGDSITAGFGAKAKSLLELSDEERGVSWSIGGDNTLETVSTVPNILKNFNPNVFGFSLGKDKQTKGFNVAVSGAKASNIPVQVRELITALTSSNKVNFENDWKLVTLFIGGNDLCQFCHDRASLSPQKYIGYIQDSLDILYKEVPRVLVNFVEIFEIKDLRQVKRDTLGCSLLQENICPCFLKPGQNSPELSEMTKINRDLQTETERLVYGGRYDGREDFTVVLQPFFKNSILPLVGDGTPDLSFFSVDCFHFTERGHAEMAISLWNNMLEPVGGKQNYNNFTYDRSKIHCPTKEHPFIYTLVNSVNSDSNISTTVIPTTVQPGTPLPPKSSSDSIPAWGAAVLAVGGLLIGWAITWIFFYYRERRTRKRSQNNTESEMKGTEF